From Ignavibacteriota bacterium, the proteins below share one genomic window:
- the rpmE gene encoding 50S ribosomal protein L31, with product MKDGIHPDYKKATVTCVCGNTFETRSTAGDLKLEICSACHPFFTGRQKLVDSAGRVERYNRKYGKKPVEATQA from the coding sequence ATGAAAGACGGCATCCATCCGGATTACAAAAAAGCAACGGTCACCTGCGTGTGCGGGAACACCTTCGAAACGCGTTCGACCGCGGGCGATCTGAAGCTCGAAATTTGCTCGGCATGCCACCCGTTCTTCACCGGCCGCCAGAAGCTGGTCGACTCGGCGGGCCGCGTGGAACGCTACAACAGGAAGTACGGCAAGAAACCCGTTGAGGCGACTCAGGCCTGA
- the porQ gene encoding type IX secretion system protein PorQ has protein sequence MSHLKVRGAMAGKGVRALIVAVALLVPAAGMAAGAKTVFNFLRNDVGARAAGLAGTFLTVQGDPDGLFYNPATLGSLKTSVGTAGFFKHLMDINAGYVSYSTEVQGIGRFGAGIVYTNYGTFDETDELGTNIGTFGASDLALSIGYALTVEENVYLGGAVKGIYSTIGPYSSAGVAADLGVLYTVPASRFAIGASIRNLGLQLSSYGSVKEDLPLDMGIGASIVPKGLPLLLNVGVHRLNDDAPDFMSRFRAFTVGGEFTLSKVVLLRVGYDNARRKDYKIGSSAGLAGFSGGLGILVSGYNFDYALSSLGKAGNLHRISLRTPAAEILQASTGPCTDSCPRSWRSAQPAAPLHQIQLPPIPILASCDHTNPLRPYTRNHRRRSCWQAIFQTSTRIC, from the coding sequence TTGTCCCATTTGAAGGTGCGGGGAGCGATGGCAGGCAAGGGCGTGCGCGCGTTGATCGTGGCGGTGGCACTTCTTGTGCCCGCGGCCGGGATGGCCGCTGGAGCGAAAACGGTGTTCAATTTCCTCCGGAATGACGTGGGGGCCCGTGCCGCCGGGCTCGCCGGGACCTTTCTCACCGTCCAGGGCGACCCGGATGGCCTGTTCTACAACCCGGCCACTCTTGGATCCCTCAAAACATCGGTCGGGACAGCAGGATTCTTCAAACACCTCATGGACATCAACGCCGGGTATGTCAGCTATTCCACGGAGGTCCAGGGGATCGGACGTTTCGGGGCGGGCATCGTCTACACGAACTACGGCACATTCGATGAGACCGATGAGCTCGGCACGAACATCGGGACATTCGGTGCCAGCGACCTTGCCCTTTCGATCGGCTACGCCCTCACGGTGGAAGAGAACGTGTACCTCGGCGGTGCGGTGAAGGGGATCTACTCGACGATCGGACCGTACAGTTCCGCGGGTGTTGCCGCCGATCTCGGCGTGCTCTACACGGTTCCGGCAAGCCGGTTCGCCATCGGTGCCAGCATCCGGAACCTCGGCCTCCAACTGTCGTCCTACGGATCAGTGAAAGAAGATCTCCCGCTCGATATGGGCATCGGGGCATCCATTGTACCAAAGGGGCTGCCGCTCCTGCTCAACGTCGGCGTGCACCGGTTGAATGACGATGCGCCCGACTTCATGTCACGCTTCCGCGCGTTCACGGTGGGCGGCGAGTTCACGCTGAGCAAGGTCGTCCTGTTACGCGTCGGCTACGACAATGCGCGGCGGAAGGACTACAAGATCGGATCGAGTGCAGGGCTGGCGGGGTTCTCGGGTGGATTGGGAATACTGGTCAGCGGGTACAACTTCGACTACGCGCTTTCCTCACTCGGCAAGGCTGGCAACCTGCACCGGATATCGCTGCGGACACCAGCTGCCGAGATCCTTCAGGCGTCGACCGGCCCCTGCACAGATAGCTGCCCTCGATCCTGGCGCAGCGCACAACCCGCTGCGCCCCTGCACCAGATACAGCTGCCGCCGATACCGATCCTGGCGTCATGCGATCACACGAACCCGCTGCGCCCCTACACACGAAACCACCGGCGCCGTTCCTGCTGGCAGGCAATCTTCCAGACATCGACACGTATTTGTTAG